The Clostridiaceae bacterium HFYG-1003 genome includes a window with the following:
- a CDS encoding HDIG domain-containing protein, whose product MPTREEAWALLNEYNQTDSLIKHALSVEGVMRHFARKYGEDEDKWGIIGLIHDLDYEKYPEQHCAKTKEILEEHHWPQDYIRAVMSHGYGLVTDVEPVEAVEKVLYTIDELTGLITAAAYMRPSRSVMDMEVKSVAKKFKTPSFAAGVDRSIILNGCERLGMELNDVIGECIEGMRAIAPAIGM is encoded by the coding sequence ATGCCAACCAGAGAAGAAGCCTGGGCACTGCTCAATGAGTACAATCAAACCGACAGCCTGATCAAGCACGCCCTGTCCGTCGAGGGCGTGATGCGTCACTTTGCCCGCAAATATGGCGAAGACGAAGACAAATGGGGCATCATCGGCCTGATCCACGATCTGGATTATGAAAAATATCCGGAACAGCACTGCGCGAAAACCAAAGAAATCCTGGAAGAACATCACTGGCCGCAAGACTACATTCGGGCGGTCATGAGCCATGGCTATGGCCTGGTCACGGATGTCGAGCCCGTGGAAGCCGTCGAAAAAGTCCTTTACACCATTGATGAACTCACCGGTCTGATCACGGCAGCTGCCTACATGCGCCCCAGCCGGAGCGTGATGGATATGGAAGTCAAATCCGTCGCAAAAAAATTCAAAACCCCTTCCTTTGCAGCCGGCGTTGATCGCAGCATCATTCTCAACGGGTGTGAACGCCTCGGCATGGAACTGAACGATGTCATCGGCGAATGCATTGAAGGCATGCGCGCCATTGCGCCTGCCATTGGCATGTGA
- a CDS encoding s-methyl-5-thioribose-1-phosphate isomerase translates to MHREDHGLAELLKYENIAWYEDGVVRILDRRVYPYEKKTVECRSHQEVAQAITDMVTQSGGPFLAVQMGMALASHEAKDRPVEERMAYLAEAARTLSQARPTTAEKLRLMTDRSLAAAHIAMENGRDLTSAIVADAIETINRRYHEVRLLANHLAAQFPDQGVVMTQCFGETIVGMMLLACRGQGKTVRFICPETRPFLQGARLTASVIADMGFEVHVITDNMPAWIMAREQVDVLTSAADIITMDGHVVNKVGTFQLALAAAYHNIPYFVTGTPNFEHESVESIVIEERDVEQVKTHLGRSVVREGVNAYYPAFDITPPKLVNGVVTPKGIFSPYDLKTYYGEGDVSTVVV, encoded by the coding sequence ATGCATCGAGAAGATCACGGTCTGGCAGAATTGCTGAAATATGAGAACATTGCGTGGTATGAGGATGGGGTGGTCCGGATTCTGGATCGCCGCGTTTACCCTTATGAAAAAAAGACGGTGGAGTGCCGCAGTCATCAGGAAGTAGCTCAGGCTATCACTGATATGGTGACTCAGAGCGGCGGACCATTTCTGGCGGTCCAGATGGGCATGGCTCTGGCCAGTCATGAAGCGAAAGACCGTCCGGTAGAGGAACGCATGGCTTATTTGGCTGAGGCGGCCCGGACGCTGTCTCAGGCCCGCCCCACCACGGCCGAAAAACTCCGCCTGATGACGGATCGCTCCCTGGCGGCTGCCCATATCGCCATGGAAAACGGCCGGGACCTGACTTCGGCCATCGTGGCGGATGCCATTGAGACCATCAACCGCCGCTACCATGAAGTTCGCCTGTTGGCGAATCATCTGGCTGCTCAGTTCCCGGATCAGGGGGTAGTCATGACCCAGTGCTTCGGGGAAACCATCGTCGGCATGATGCTTCTGGCCTGCCGTGGGCAGGGGAAGACCGTCCGCTTCATCTGTCCTGAAACCCGGCCTTTTCTCCAGGGCGCCCGCCTGACGGCTTCCGTCATCGCGGATATGGGATTTGAAGTTCATGTCATCACGGACAACATGCCGGCCTGGATCATGGCCCGCGAACAGGTGGATGTGTTGACCAGTGCGGCGGACATCATTACGATGGACGGTCATGTCGTCAATAAGGTAGGAACGTTCCAGCTCGCTCTGGCGGCGGCATATCACAACATCCCCTACTTTGTCACCGGCACGCCAAACTTTGAGCATGAGTCCGTTGAATCCATCGTGATTGAGGAACGGGATGTGGAACAGGTCAAAACTCACCTGGGCCGCAGCGTGGTCCGCGAAGGCGTCAACGCCTATTATCCAGCCTTTGACATTACCCCGCCCAAGCTGGTGAACGGTGTGGTCACCCCCAAGGGCATTTTCTCGCCCTATGACCTGAAAACCTACTATGGGGAAGGCGACGTCAGCACGGTGGTCGTCTAG